CCGCGGCGGCGCAGACGATGGCGGTGCCGTGCTGGTCGTCATGGAAGACCGGGATGTTCATTCGCGCGCGCAGGGCCCGCTCGATGGCGAAGCACTCCGGCGCCTTGATGTCTTCCAGGTTGATGCCGCCGAAGGTCGGCTCCAGGGAGGCGACGATGTCGACGAAGCGGTCGGGATCCAGGGCGTCGATCTCCAGGTCGAAGACGTCGATGCCGGCGAACTTCTTGAAGAGCACGGCCTTGCCCTCCATCACCGGCTTGCTGGCCAGCGGCCCGATATTGCCGAGGCCGAGCACCGCGGTGCCGTTGGAGATCACCGCCACCAGGTTGGCCCGCGCGGTCAGCTCGTCGGCCGCCGCGGGATCGGCGACGATCGCCTCGCAGGCCGCCGCCACGCCGGGGGAATAGGCCAGCGCCAGGTCGCGCTGAGTGTCCATGCGCTTGGTGGGCTCCACCGACAGCTTTCCCGGTCGGGGAAGGCGGTGATAGTCCAGCGCGGCCTTGCGGAAGTCGTCGTCCATGGTCGTCAGGTCTCCTGAAGGGACCTCTGCGACGATGCGGCGTCATCTTCAAGGCCTACAAGGCGTTGAAGGCTGCGGAATGATGTTCTGAGGGAGGTGGTGCCTGGGGGCGGATTCGAACCACCGACACGTGGATTTTCAATCCACTGCTCTACCAACTGAGCTACCCAGGCCCGGAGCCTTTTCCGAAGAAAAAGGCTCGGAATTCTTAGTTGGAGCGCGACGGTCGCCTGAACCGGTATCCACTTCAGGCTGTCACGCTCCGTGCCCCGCGTCGCGGGAGCCGCGTCTATAAAAGAGGGTCGGGGCGGTGTCCAGCGAGGAGCATCAATTCCCGTCATCCTCGTCGTGGAGGCTGTCGGCCTCGTCCGCTTCCACCGGAATCGCATAGCTCCCCACCAGCCAGCGCTGCAGGTCGACGTCGGAACAGCGGCGCGAGCAGAAGGGGCGATATTCCGTGGAGCCGGGCTTCTTGCAGATGGGACAGGGGGCGGTGGTCATCGGACGTCCAGGCGATCTCGGGGCCAGTCGGGGTTGGTCTCGATAACGAACCGCGCGCCGATCCGCGCCGCAAGGGTTTCGCCGTAAGGCTTGGCGGCCTGGGCCACCGAGGGCGCGCAGGTGGCGATCAGGCGCCCGCCGGGGTCGCTGGCGGCGGCCGCTTCCAGGCGGCGGATGAGGCGCAGGGCCAGGGTCAGGTCCGACAAGCCCCCTGCCCCGTCGCCGAGGATGTCGCGGAGCGCGCGGCCCCGCCGGGGCACGGTCATCTCCATGGTGCCGAAACGGCCCACGGGACCGATGGCGACGCCGGGATTGTCGGGGGAAAAGGCGGTGCGGGCCGCCGTCAGCAAGGCGTTGCCGTCATGGCCCCGCCCCACCAGGTCGATCACAACGATGCCGCCCAGGCCCTTCAGCCGCAGCAGGCGGGCGGATTCGGCGAGCGCCGTGTGGTTGGCTTGACGGGTGACGCGCTTGACGTCCTGGCCCTTGCGCTCACCGACATCGACATCGATGGCCACCAGGGCGCGGGTCGGCTCGATGGCCAGATCCCCGCCGCCGGGCAGCGGATGGATCGTCTCCAAGGCCTCGGCCTCGGCCGCGTCGGCCATGGCGCGGGCCTGGCGGCCCTCGATGATCGGGGTGTCGCGGGCGAGGAAGCTGAGCTGTTCGGCGATGTCCGGGGCGGCGGTCAGCAGGCGCGGTTTGCCCTCGGCCGGGCCGATCAACCGCACGGTGGCCAGCTTGCCGTCACGGGGCTCGCTGCGGATCTCCACCTCGATGGCCTGGCCCTCGACGGGTCGCGCGTCGGGCTTGAAGGCCATCAGGGCCTCGACGCCGCCGAGATCGATGAAGGCCGAGGCGAAGGCCGGCTCCACCTTGCGCACCCGGCCCACCAGCCGCGCGCCGAGCTGGGTCAGGGGGCCGTCGCCGTCGCGCACGATCAGCAGACGTTCCGGCGCACCGTCCAAGGTGACGACGCCGCGCGTCTCACCGATAGCCCGGTCCAGATAGAGTTTCCGCGCGCTCATGGCGTCACATAACCCAGGCCGGTCAGCAGGTTGAGCGTCTCATAGAGCGGCAGGCCCACGACCGCGGGATAGGAACCCTGCAGGGACATGACGAAGGCGCCGGCCCGTCCTTGGATCGCATAGCCGCCGGCCTTGCCGATCCCCTCGCCCGAGGCGAGGTAGGCTGATATCTCGGCGGGAGTCAGACGCTTGACGTGCAGGCGGCTCTCCACCAGCCGGCTAACGGCGCGGCCGTCGGGAGCCTGAACGGCAACGGCGGTTAGCACCTTGTGGGCGCGGCCCGACAACAGCTCCAGACAGGCGCGGCCCTCGGCTTCGGTCTCCACCTTGGGCAGGACCCGGCGGCCAACGGCCACCACCGTGTCAGCGGCCAGGACATAGGCGTCCGGCTGCTCGGCTGAGACCTTGGCCGCCTTTGCCACGGCCAGCCGCAGCGCCAGCAGGCGCGGCGTCTCGTTGGGAAGTGGGGTTTCGTCGATCTCAGCGGCCACCACGGCGTCCGGCTTGAGATCGATCTGGGCCAGGAGATCGAGCCGCCTGGGGCTCGCGGAGGCCAGCACCAGGCGCGGCGTCGTCATCAGGGGGCCGTGCGCCCGCTAGCGGACGCGGAAGGTGATGCGGCCCTTGGACAGGTCGTAGGGGGTCATCTCCACCAGAACCTTGTCGCCGGCCGAAACCCGGATGCGGTTCTTGCGCATCTTGCCGGCGGTGTGGGCGATGATCTCGTGATCGTTCTCGAGCTTCACGCGGAACGTCGCGTTGGGCAGGACTTCACTGACCGTGCCCGGAAACTCCAAAAGTTCTTCTTTAGCCATGCAGGCTCCAAATAGACGCCGATAAAAGTCGAACGGCCCACGCCTGAATCGAGGGGCGCGAGCCGTGGGAGAGGCATCTATCATAACGCGGAGCCCGCCGCACGGTCGAATGCCACGGCTGGAAAGGGAGAGAATTGAGCGATCACGCGACCGAACGCCCGCGATACTTCGATCTTCTGGAGCTGGCGGAGACGAGTTCCGATGTCCTGGCCTTCTGGCTGACCGGCTCGCGCGGCAAGGGTCGGGAGACGGCTGGATCGGACTATGACTGCGTGCTGGTGGTGCGCGATGAGGCTTTCGACGCTTGGCGCGCGCGTCATGCGGGGCGCGGCGTTGGGCGAACCGACAGTTCGGTGATGACTCTGGATCACCTTCGCGCCCACGCGGCCTGGGGCGGACCCGACGCCTGGGATCGTTACAGCTACGCCCATGTCCGCGTGCTGGTCGATCGCACTGACGGGTTTTGCCAACAGATCATCAACGAGA
The sequence above is drawn from the Phenylobacterium glaciei genome and encodes:
- the yacG gene encoding DNA gyrase inhibitor YacG; its protein translation is MTTAPCPICKKPGSTEYRPFCSRRCSDVDLQRWLVGSYAIPVEADEADSLHDEDDGN
- a CDS encoding ribonuclease E/G; this encodes MSARKLYLDRAIGETRGVVTLDGAPERLLIVRDGDGPLTQLGARLVGRVRKVEPAFASAFIDLGGVEALMAFKPDARPVEGQAIEVEIRSEPRDGKLATVRLIGPAEGKPRLLTAAPDIAEQLSFLARDTPIIEGRQARAMADAAEAEALETIHPLPGGGDLAIEPTRALVAIDVDVGERKGQDVKRVTRQANHTALAESARLLRLKGLGGIVVIDLVGRGHDGNALLTAARTAFSPDNPGVAIGPVGRFGTMEMTVPRRGRALRDILGDGAGGLSDLTLALRLIRRLEAAAASDPGGRLIATCAPSVAQAAKPYGETLAARIGARFVIETNPDWPRDRLDVR
- a CDS encoding Maf family protein → MTTPRLVLASASPRRLDLLAQIDLKPDAVVAAEIDETPLPNETPRLLALRLAVAKAAKVSAEQPDAYVLAADTVVAVGRRVLPKVETEAEGRACLELLSGRAHKVLTAVAVQAPDGRAVSRLVESRLHVKRLTPAEISAYLASGEGIGKAGGYAIQGRAGAFVMSLQGSYPAVVGLPLYETLNLLTGLGYVTP
- the infA gene encoding translation initiation factor IF-1, whose translation is MAKEELLEFPGTVSEVLPNATFRVKLENDHEIIAHTAGKMRKNRIRVSAGDKVLVEMTPYDLSKGRITFRVR